A section of the Triticum dicoccoides isolate Atlit2015 ecotype Zavitan chromosome 7A, WEW_v2.0, whole genome shotgun sequence genome encodes:
- the LOC119332487 gene encoding uncharacterized protein LOC119332487 — protein sequence MGDQRNASSSSSSCRGRRGPAGFGLALARLVRRMRRRSKMLLCSAAPTGASSRCRQYDPLSYARNFDCDGFGTALYDDVSGAGHLCHHYSFASRFVLASSDARQPL from the coding sequence ATGGGAGATCAGCGAAatgcctcgtcgtcgtcgtcgtcgtgccGCGGCCGGCGGGGCCCGGCCGGGTTCGGGCTGGCGCTGGCCCGGCTGGTGCGGAGGATGCGGAGGCGGAGCAAGATGCTGCTGTGCAGTGCGGCTCCCACGGGCGCGTCCTCCCGGTGCCGCCAGTACGACCCGCTCAGCTACGCGCGCAACTTCGACTGCGACGGCTTCGGCACCGCGCTGTACGACGACGTCTCCGGCGCCGGCCACCTCTGCCACCACTACAGCTTCGCCTCGCGCTTCGTGCTCGCCTCCTCCGACGCCCGCCAGCCGCTCTAG